In Polaromonas sp. JS666, one genomic interval encodes:
- a CDS encoding aspartate dehydrogenase: MLKIAMIGCGAIGASVLELLHGDSDVVVDRVITVPEARDRTEIAVARWAPRARVLEVLAADDAPDLVVECAGHGAIAAHVVPALERGIPCVVTSVGALSAPGMAQLLEQAARRGKTQVQLLSGAIGGIDALAAARVGGLDSVVYTGRKPPMAWKGTPAEAVCDLDSLTVAHCIFDGSAEQAAQLYPKNANVAATLSLAGLGLKRTQVQLFADPGVSENVHHVAAHGAFGSFELTMRGRPLAANPKTSALTVYSVVRALLNRGRALVI; this comes from the coding sequence ATGCTGAAAATTGCCATGATTGGTTGCGGCGCGATTGGCGCCAGCGTGCTGGAGTTGCTGCATGGCGACTCCGACGTGGTGGTGGACCGGGTGATCACGGTGCCGGAGGCGCGTGACCGCACGGAGATCGCAGTCGCCCGCTGGGCCCCGCGGGCCCGGGTGCTGGAGGTGCTGGCCGCCGATGACGCGCCTGACCTGGTGGTCGAGTGTGCGGGCCACGGCGCGATTGCCGCGCATGTGGTGCCGGCGCTGGAGCGCGGCATTCCCTGCGTGGTGACCTCGGTGGGCGCCCTGAGCGCGCCCGGCATGGCGCAGCTGCTGGAGCAGGCCGCGCGGCGCGGCAAGACCCAGGTGCAGCTGCTCTCTGGCGCCATCGGCGGGATTGACGCGCTGGCCGCCGCGCGTGTGGGCGGGCTCGATTCGGTGGTGTACACCGGCCGCAAGCCACCGATGGCCTGGAAGGGCACGCCGGCCGAAGCCGTCTGCGACCTCGACAGCCTCACCGTCGCGCACTGCATCTTTGACGGCAGTGCCGAGCAGGCCGCACAGCTCTACCCCAAGAACGCCAATGTGGCGGCCACGCTGTCGCTCGCGGGCTTGGGCCTGAAGCGCACGCAGGTGCAGCTGTTTGCCGATCCGGGCGTCAGCGAAAACGTTCACCACGTGGCGGCGCACGGAGCTTTCGGCAGCTTCGAGCTGACGATGCGTGGCCGGCCGCTGGCGGCCAATCCAAAAACATCCGCGCTCACCGTTTACAGCGTGGTGCGCGCGCTGCTCAACCGGGGCCGCGCGCTCGTCATCTGA
- a CDS encoding thiamine pyrophosphate-binding protein: protein MPDNNQITVGAAIAAFLEECGVKAAFGVISIHNMPILDAFNERGKIRFVMARGEAGGTNMADAYARTTGGLGVCLTSTGTAAGNAAGAMVEALTAGTPLLHLTGQIETPYLDQSLSYIHEAPDQLTMLQAVSKAAFRVRSVETALSTIKLAVQTALTAPTGPVSVEIPIDIQAALMPLPADLKPLPVVAHQPSAHALDELADRLAKARRPLLWLGGGARHAGAAVARLMAMGLGVVSSTQGRGIVPEDDVRSLGAYNLHKPVENFYQTCDAMVVVGSRLRGNETLKYELKLPRPLYRVDADPAAEGRCYATDYFVHGDSELVLQGLADRLEGRLSIDPAFMADLRAARAAAEKSLLDGLGPYTELVSQLQQAAGRNFNWVRDVTVSNSTWGNRQLHIFDPRAGVHALGGGIGQGLAMGVGAAVGSAVTGSGRKTFCLSGDGGFILNLGELATAVQEKAGVVYVLMNDKRYGVIQNIQDAQYGGRRCYVDLHTPDYAQLCASLQLGHTRVSRLADLPAGLDKALAASGPFILEIDMLSIGSFKTAFAGPPTKVVVAA from the coding sequence ATGCCTGACAACAACCAAATCACGGTCGGCGCCGCCATTGCCGCATTCCTCGAGGAGTGCGGTGTCAAGGCTGCCTTCGGCGTCATTTCCATCCACAACATGCCCATCCTGGATGCCTTCAACGAGCGCGGCAAAATCCGTTTCGTGATGGCGCGCGGCGAGGCCGGCGGCACCAACATGGCCGACGCGTATGCCCGCACCACGGGCGGCCTGGGCGTGTGCCTGACCAGCACCGGCACCGCCGCCGGCAACGCCGCCGGCGCCATGGTGGAAGCGCTCACCGCCGGCACGCCGCTGCTGCACCTGACGGGCCAGATCGAAACGCCTTACCTCGACCAGAGCCTGTCCTACATCCACGAAGCGCCCGACCAGCTCACCATGCTGCAGGCCGTGTCCAAGGCGGCCTTTCGCGTGCGCAGTGTCGAGACCGCGCTCAGCACCATCAAGCTGGCTGTGCAGACCGCGCTGACGGCGCCGACCGGCCCGGTCAGCGTGGAGATACCGATCGACATCCAGGCGGCGCTGATGCCCCTGCCGGCCGACCTCAAGCCGCTGCCCGTGGTGGCGCACCAGCCGTCCGCCCATGCGCTGGACGAACTCGCCGACCGCCTGGCCAAGGCCCGCCGCCCGCTGCTGTGGCTGGGCGGTGGAGCCCGCCATGCGGGCGCGGCGGTGGCCCGCCTCATGGCCATGGGCCTGGGCGTGGTCAGCAGCACCCAGGGCCGCGGCATCGTGCCCGAGGACGACGTCCGGTCGCTGGGCGCCTACAACCTGCACAAACCGGTGGAAAACTTCTACCAGACCTGCGATGCCATGGTGGTCGTGGGCTCGCGCCTGCGCGGCAACGAGACGCTGAAGTACGAACTCAAACTGCCGCGCCCGCTCTACCGCGTGGACGCCGACCCCGCCGCCGAAGGCCGCTGCTACGCCACGGACTATTTCGTGCACGGCGACTCCGAACTCGTGCTGCAGGGGCTGGCCGACCGTCTCGAAGGCCGCCTGTCGATTGACCCGGCCTTCATGGCCGACCTGCGTGCCGCGCGTGCCGCGGCCGAGAAAAGCCTGCTCGACGGCCTCGGCCCCTACACGGAACTGGTGAGCCAGCTGCAGCAGGCCGCCGGCCGAAACTTCAACTGGGTGCGTGACGTCACGGTGTCCAACAGCACCTGGGGCAACCGCCAGCTGCACATCTTCGATCCGCGTGCCGGCGTGCATGCGCTGGGCGGCGGCATCGGGCAGGGCCTGGCCATGGGCGTGGGCGCCGCCGTGGGTTCTGCCGTCACCGGTTCGGGCCGCAAAACCTTTTGCCTGTCGGGCGATGGCGGCTTCATCCTGAATCTGGGCGAACTGGCCACGGCCGTGCAGGAGAAGGCCGGCGTGGTGTACGTGCTGATGAACGACAAGCGCTATGGCGTGATCCAGAACATCCAGGACGCCCAGTACGGTGGCCGCCGATGCTATGTCGACCTGCACACGCCGGACTACGCGCAACTGTGTGCCTCGTTGCAGCTGGGCCACACGCGCGTGAGCCGGCTCGCCGACCTGCCCGCCGGCCTGGACAAGGCGCTGGCTGCCAGCGGTCCCTTTATCCTGGAGATCGACATGCTCTCCATCGGCAGCTTCAAAACTGCTTTTGCCGGCCCGCCGACCAAAGTCGTGGTCGCGGCCTGA
- a CDS encoding SDR family oxidoreductase produces the protein MNLIDLNHTVAVVTGGSSGIGLATVELLLQGGAAVAFCGRDEKRLRDAEAGLRARFPEARLFAATCNVLDAADVQRFAESSERALGAASVLVNNAGQGRVSTFADTEDSAWTEELHLKFFSVIHPTRAFLPQLRRQAAPAIVCVNSLLAAQPEPHMVATSAARAGIKNLVRSMATEFAPMGVRVNGILVGLIESGQWRRRFEARENRALDWAAWTGELAARKRIPLGRLGLPQEAARAIFFLATPLSSYTTGSHIDVSGGLSHHA, from the coding sequence ATGAACCTGATTGACCTGAACCATACCGTGGCCGTGGTCACGGGCGGCTCGTCCGGCATCGGCCTGGCGACAGTCGAGCTGTTGCTGCAAGGCGGCGCGGCCGTGGCCTTCTGCGGCCGCGACGAAAAACGCCTGCGTGACGCCGAGGCCGGGCTGCGCGCCCGGTTCCCGGAGGCCCGCCTGTTTGCCGCCACCTGCAACGTGCTGGACGCTGCCGATGTGCAGCGATTCGCCGAGAGCAGCGAACGCGCGCTGGGCGCCGCCTCCGTTCTGGTCAACAACGCCGGCCAGGGCCGTGTGTCCACCTTTGCCGATACCGAAGACAGCGCCTGGACTGAAGAGCTGCACCTGAAGTTCTTCTCGGTCATCCATCCCACGCGGGCCTTCCTGCCGCAGCTGCGGCGCCAGGCCGCGCCGGCCATCGTCTGCGTCAACTCCCTGCTGGCCGCCCAGCCCGAGCCCCATATGGTGGCCACCTCGGCAGCCCGCGCCGGCATCAAGAACCTCGTGCGCTCCATGGCCACCGAGTTCGCCCCCATGGGGGTGCGCGTGAACGGCATCCTCGTGGGCCTGATCGAGTCCGGCCAATGGCGCCGCCGCTTCGAGGCGCGCGAGAACCGCGCGCTGGACTGGGCCGCCTGGACCGGCGAGCTCGCCGCACGCAAACGCATTCCGCTGGGCCGCCTGGGGCTGCCGCAAGAGGCCGCCCGCGCCATTTTCTTTTTAGCCACCCCGCTGTCGTCGTACACGACCGGCAGCCACATCGATGTTTCCGGAGGTCTTTCCCATCATGCCTGA
- a CDS encoding IclR family transcriptional regulator — protein sequence MSDNTAEENGNDKYIVPALERGLRLLGEFSRDSRTLSAPELARRLDLPRSTVFRLLNTLEAMGFIERTSGGSDYRLGMAVLRLGFEYLSSLELTELGQPLLARLCDEIHYSCNLVVRDGRSIVYVAKVAPPTPFASSVRVGTRLPAHATVLGRVLLQDLTLPELRAIYPEDHLEAFSASTPKTVLELFNLLEADRQRGYVMGEGYYEASISTIAAPVRDDSGRIIAALGTTIPSAHIETGLVDDMVRHVRLSADELSRLLNYQPRSDSLNTVVALRLR from the coding sequence ATGAGTGACAACACCGCCGAAGAAAACGGCAACGACAAATACATCGTCCCCGCGCTGGAGCGCGGCCTGCGCCTGCTCGGAGAATTCAGCCGCGACAGCCGCACGCTGAGCGCGCCCGAACTGGCACGCCGACTTGACCTGCCGCGCTCCACGGTGTTTCGCCTGCTCAACACGCTGGAGGCCATGGGCTTCATCGAGCGCACCAGCGGCGGCAGCGACTACCGCCTTGGCATGGCCGTGCTGCGCCTGGGCTTTGAATACCTGTCCTCGCTGGAGCTCACCGAACTGGGTCAGCCATTGCTGGCGCGGCTGTGCGACGAAATTCACTACTCGTGCAACCTGGTGGTGCGGGACGGGCGTTCGATCGTCTATGTGGCCAAGGTCGCGCCGCCGACGCCGTTCGCCAGCTCGGTGCGCGTCGGCACGCGCCTGCCGGCCCACGCGACCGTTCTGGGCCGGGTACTGCTGCAGGACCTGACCCTGCCCGAGTTGCGCGCGATCTACCCCGAGGATCACCTCGAAGCGTTTTCCGCCAGCACGCCCAAGACCGTGCTGGAACTGTTCAACCTGCTGGAGGCGGACCGCCAGCGCGGCTACGTGATGGGCGAGGGCTATTACGAGGCCAGCATCTCCACCATTGCGGCCCCGGTGCGCGACGACAGCGGCCGCATCATCGCCGCGCTGGGAACCACCATTCCCTCGGCCCACATCGAGACCGGGCTGGTCGACGACATGGTGCGGCATGTGCGCCTGTCGGCCGACGAGTTGTCCCGCCTCCTGAATTACCAACCGCGCAGCGACAGCCTCAACACGGTCGTCGCCCTGCGCCTGCGCTGA
- a CDS encoding alpha/beta fold hydrolase, giving the protein MNAVPRTADDLLQAPLALLDSRFPQRIVPLPSGAQVALRECGAPGEAPTVVLLHGISSGAASWSHAALLAGEQVHVMAWDAPGYGDSTPLRGDAPTDADYAARLHELLQAMGVRRCVLVGHSLGALMACAYARDLGADRVTRVVLISPAGGYGAAAQATTRERVRNERRDALQMLGVAGLAERIPQRLLSPAADSAARAWVQWNTARLQPEGYLQAVELLCASDLGTSQGLAMPVEVHCGDADVVTPPAACRVWADLYAAPFDLIKGAGHASPVEQPEAVARLITRAAMQPNGATHHE; this is encoded by the coding sequence ATGAACGCCGTGCCCCGCACCGCTGACGATCTGCTGCAGGCGCCGCTCGCGCTGCTGGATAGTCGCTTTCCCCAGCGCATCGTGCCGCTGCCCTCGGGCGCGCAGGTGGCGCTGCGCGAATGCGGTGCGCCCGGCGAGGCGCCCACGGTTGTGCTGCTGCACGGCATCAGCTCCGGCGCTGCCTCATGGTCGCATGCGGCGCTGCTGGCCGGTGAGCAGGTGCATGTCATGGCGTGGGATGCCCCCGGCTATGGTGACTCCACCCCGCTTCGGGGCGATGCCCCCACGGACGCAGACTATGCGGCACGCCTGCATGAACTGCTGCAGGCGATGGGCGTTCGCCGCTGCGTGCTGGTCGGCCATTCGCTGGGCGCGCTGATGGCTTGCGCCTACGCCCGCGATCTGGGTGCAGACCGCGTCACACGCGTGGTGCTCATCAGCCCGGCGGGCGGCTATGGCGCTGCCGCGCAGGCCACCACCCGCGAGCGCGTGCGCAACGAGCGCCGCGATGCGCTGCAGATGCTGGGCGTGGCCGGCCTGGCAGAGCGCATCCCGCAGCGCCTGCTCTCGCCGGCGGCAGACTCTGCGGCACGTGCCTGGGTGCAATGGAACACCGCCCGCCTGCAGCCCGAAGGCTACCTGCAGGCCGTCGAGCTGCTGTGCGCCAGCGACCTGGGAACAAGCCAGGGTCTGGCCATGCCGGTGGAGGTTCACTGCGGCGACGCCGACGTGGTCACACCGCCCGCTGCCTGCCGTGTCTGGGCAGACTTGTATGCTGCGCCCTTTGACTTGATCAAGGGAGCCGGCCATGCCAGCCCTGTGGAGCAACCTGAAGCGGTCGCGCGCCTGATCACGCGCGCCGCGATGCAACCAAACGGAGCCACGCACCATGAGTGA
- a CDS encoding cupin domain-containing protein, producing the protein MSDLSEQRQLPKSWDQPEGASFASWMESRVARFSTRKYDFDALKFQADFDPKYRRGQMRYIGTGGTGVASDSTTIPAENFTFSTMVIPAGHEGPSHLHVDVEEVFFLIRGKLKLVLEKDGERFETILTDRDVVSVPPGVYREEINIGDEDALMCVMLGNKKPITPTYPPEHPLAKIKR; encoded by the coding sequence ATGAGTGATCTGTCTGAGCAACGGCAACTCCCCAAAAGCTGGGACCAACCTGAGGGGGCGAGTTTCGCGTCCTGGATGGAAAGCCGTGTTGCGCGCTTTTCCACCCGCAAGTATGACTTTGACGCCCTGAAGTTCCAGGCGGACTTCGATCCCAAATACCGCCGTGGCCAGATGCGCTATATCGGCACCGGAGGCACCGGTGTCGCCTCGGACAGCACCACCATCCCGGCGGAAAACTTCACCTTCTCGACCATGGTGATCCCGGCCGGCCACGAAGGCCCCTCGCACCTGCACGTCGACGTGGAGGAGGTGTTCTTCCTCATCCGCGGCAAGCTCAAGCTGGTGCTGGAAAAAGACGGCGAGCGTTTTGAAACCATCCTGACCGACCGCGACGTCGTCTCGGTGCCGCCGGGCGTGTATCGCGAGGAAATCAACATCGGCGACGAAGACGCGCTGATGTGCGTGATGCTGGGCAACAAGAAGCCCATCACGCCCACCTATCCGCCCGAGCACCCGCTCGCCAAGATCAAGCGCTGA
- a CDS encoding SDR family oxidoreductase has protein sequence MVAHSQQGLVQGRRILVTGAARGLGFSFARTLCESGARVVLADLREELLQQSVATLRAEGFDASGVAVDVGDPASIQCCAEQAVANLGGLDGLVNNAAVTDSGGRGMDDIEIAKWDQVMNVNVRGTWLMTRACRPALRAGGRGAIVNLASDTAMWGAPNLLAYVASKGAVIAMTHSLARELGPDNITVNAIAPGLVLVEATQYVPESRHRQYIDQRALQREQMPEDVSGAVLYALSDLARFVTGQVLAVNGGFVMR, from the coding sequence ATGGTCGCGCATAGCCAGCAAGGACTTGTGCAGGGCCGCCGCATCCTGGTGACCGGTGCGGCCCGCGGTTTGGGTTTTTCCTTTGCCCGCACGCTGTGCGAGAGCGGCGCCCGGGTGGTGCTGGCCGATCTGCGCGAGGAGTTGCTGCAGCAGTCCGTTGCAACCCTGCGCGCAGAAGGCTTTGACGCCAGCGGCGTGGCGGTGGATGTGGGCGACCCGGCATCGATCCAGTGCTGCGCCGAGCAGGCGGTGGCCAACCTGGGCGGCCTGGACGGTCTCGTCAACAACGCCGCGGTGACCGACTCCGGAGGTCGCGGCATGGACGACATCGAGATCGCCAAGTGGGACCAGGTGATGAACGTCAACGTGCGCGGCACCTGGCTCATGACGCGTGCCTGTCGCCCCGCGCTGCGCGCCGGTGGCCGCGGCGCCATTGTCAACCTGGCTTCAGATACTGCGATGTGGGGTGCGCCCAATCTGCTGGCCTATGTGGCCAGCAAGGGCGCCGTGATTGCGATGACGCATTCGCTGGCCCGCGAGCTGGGCCCCGACAACATCACCGTCAATGCCATCGCCCCCGGCTTGGTGTTGGTGGAAGCCACGCAGTACGTGCCCGAGTCGCGGCACCGTCAATACATCGACCAGCGCGCGCTCCAGCGCGAGCAGATGCCCGAGGACGTCTCCGGCGCGGTGCTCTATGCGCTATCCGATCTGGCCCGGTTCGTCACCGGCCAGGTTCTCGCCGTCAATGGCGGCTTCGTCATGCGCTGA